In Meriones unguiculatus strain TT.TT164.6M chromosome 17, Bangor_MerUng_6.1, whole genome shotgun sequence, a single window of DNA contains:
- the LOC110544066 gene encoding keratin-associated protein 26-1 yields the protein MSNNFCSEVHSSSLRNSSPVPVTSPSGLCSTEMRCGDAPCSSTSSLGSNTPCDNCREPCGEHSSCQSTSCKRNPGRPAVCDPVTSGMSGSQEGSSCLPVTSHSPSFGRPTYCRQPLSGYVPSYLSYGCQPFGYLTYGRPPLRRQTYGCQPFSCVPDCYRPPSYTYGSFQPYSSSVNSRRYPYERKW from the coding sequence ATGTCTAATAACTTCTGCTCAGAAGTCCATAGCTCTTCTCTTAGGAACTCTAGTCCTGTTCCTGTCACCTCACCCAGCGGGCTCTGCTCCACTGAGATGAGGTGTGGAGATGCCCCTTGCTCTTCTACCAGCAGTCTGGGCAGCAACACACCATGTGACAACTGCCGGGAGCCCTGCGGTGAACACAGCAGCTGCCAGTCAACCAGCTGCAAAAGGAACCCTGGACGCCCTGCGGTCTGCGATCCGGTTACATCAGGGATGTCTGGATCCCAGGAAGGATCTAGCTGTCTTCCCGTCACGTCCCACAGTCCCAGCTTTGGCCGTCCAACATACTGTAGACAGCCTTTGAGCGGCTACGTGCCCAGTTACCTGTCCTATGGCTGTCAACCCTTCGGCTATCTGACCTATGGCCGTCCGCCACTGCGACGCCAGACCTACGGGTGCCAGCCTTTCAGCTGCGTACCTGACTGCTACCGGCCCCCAAGCTACACATATGGCAGCTTTCAACCATACTCCTCTTCCGTGAATTCTCGGCGTTATCCTTACGAAAGAAAATGGTGA